In Camelina sativa cultivar DH55 chromosome 16, Cs, whole genome shotgun sequence, a single window of DNA contains:
- the LOC104751051 gene encoding uncharacterized protein LOC104751051, with amino-acid sequence MFKLFCQIKNNPLGAILGGVIPVTKTVIACPLYCLQVEYMTCPSSGDDKLPPRCNCCLAPKNCTLHLSDSTSIHCNK; translated from the coding sequence atgtttaaattgttttgtcaaattaaaaataatccaTTAGGAGCGATTCTAGGAGGAGTAATCCCTGTAACAAAGACAGTGATCGCTTGTCCTCTCTATTGCTTACAAGTAGAGTACATGACTTGTCCTTCCTCCGGGGACGACAAGCTTCCACCGAGATGCAATTGTTGTCTTGCTCCCAAGAACTGTACTCTCCATCTCTCTGATTCTACTTCTATCCATTGTAACAAATGA
- the LOC104751052 gene encoding adenine DNA glycosylase-like, with protein MLMLCVQGTSRGGRGGRGGRGGPGGLIETEKKTEEKSEEKAEEKAKEKSEEKIEEKTEEEAKEKSEEEIFGGLEDLKFDMPTPSIFDNLGY; from the exons ATGCTTATGTTATGTGTGCAGGGAACGTCTCGtggtggacgtggtggtcgtggcgGTCGTGGTGGTCCTGGTGGTCTaattgaaactgaaaaaaagaCTGAAGAGAAGAGTGAAGAGAAGGCTGAAGAAAAGGCTAAAGAGAAGAGTgaagagaagattgaagaaaagACTGAAGAAGAGGCTaaagagaagagtgaagaagagatctTTGGTGGATTAGAAGATCTCAAGTTTGATATGCCAACTCCATCCATTTTTGATAATCTTGGTTACtg a
- the LOC104753789 gene encoding threonylcarbamoyladenosine tRNA methylthiotransferase-like, translating into MEDIEDLLAGGVGGAPPGFRLPLNAVGINPKTNKSKRSVTKQDQITTASNRDSLAPPSLTIPGTQTIYIKTFGCSHNQSDSEYMAGQLTAFGYALTEVPEDADLWLINTCTVKSPSQSAMSTLITRGRSGKKPLVIAGCVPQGSRDLKELEGVSVVGVQQIDRVVEIVEETLKGHEVRLLTRKTLPALDLPKVRKNNFIEILPINVGCLGACTYCKTKHARGHLGSYTVDSLVDRVRTVISEGVKEIWLSSEDTGAYGRDIGVNLPVLLNAIVKELPSDQSTMLRIGMTNPPYILEHLKEIAAVLRHPCVYTFLHVPVQSGSDSVLTAMNREYTASEFRTVVDTLTELVPGMQIATDIICGFPGETDEDFSQTVELIKDYKFPQVHISQFYPRPGTPAAKMKKVLSKVVKQRSRELTSVFEAFASVQFFDPIFMLGISLHSFLFDVIWVGHTKGYIQVLVTGPESMLGSSAMGRITSVGRWSVFGEVIETLSSANRETQAKEKTKPPCSSNVSTCETCACSAESCCGEERSGEAYNISENISKQDNDQKVKSKKEGKEIQEVDVPRSGVANWGFIDKALVCGVFVSSLTILVLLISVAIRVLLRQ; encoded by the exons ATGGAGGATATCGAGGATTTGTTGGCCGGAGGAGTCGGTGGTGCACCACCGGGATTCCGATTACCGTTGAATGCTGTCGGGATAAATCCGAAGACGAATAAAAGCAAACGTAGTGTCACGAAACAGGATCAGATTACTACTGCTTCGAATCGTGACTCGCTTGCTCCACCATCTTTGACGATTCCGGGAACTCAG ACGATATACATCAAGACGTTTGGATGTTCTCATAACCAG AGTGATAGTGAGTATATGGCTGGTCAGCTTACTGCATTTGGCTATGCGTTGACAGAAGTCCCTGAGGATGCTGATTTATGGCTCATTAACAC CTGTACTGTGAAGTCTCCTAGTCAGTCTGCAATGTCTACTCTTATAACGAGGGGTAGAAGTGGGAAAAAGCCTCTTGTGATAGCGGGATGTGTTCCTCAAGGCAGTCGTGATCTTAAAGAACTGGAAGGTGTAAGTGTAGTTGGAGTCCAACAGATTGATCGTGTTGTTGAGATTGTTGAAGAAACACTGAAGGGTCATGAAGTGCGGCTTCTTACTCGAAAGACTTTGCCTGCGCTTgatctcccaaag GTGCGGAAGAACAATTTTATCGAAATTCTCCCCATTAATGTTGGTTGTTTGGGTGCCTGTACTTACTGCAAGACCAAGCACGCCCGTGGTCACTTAGGAAGCTACACAGTTGATAGTCTT GTGGATCGGGTGAGAACTGTCATATCTGAAGGGGTTAAGGAGATATGGTTGAGCAGTGAGGACACTGGAGCATATG GTCGTGATATAGGAGTTAATCTTCCAGTGCTGCTTAATGCTATTGTTAAAGAGCTTCCTTCTGATCAAAGCACAATGCTAAGGATTGGGATGACTAATCCTCCCTATATTCTTGAGCATTTGAAAGAAATAGCTGCTGTTTTACGTCACCCATGTGTTTACACCTTTCTACATGTCCCTGTACAATCGGGCAGTGATTCTGTGTTGACG GCCATGAACAGGGAATATACAGCAAGTGAGTTCAGGACTGTGGTAGACACCTTAACAGAACTTGTGCCAGGAATGCAAATTGCTACTGATATAATATGCGGCTTTCCTG GTGAAACCGATGAAGATTTTTCTCAAACAGTTGAACTTATCAAGGATTACAAGTTTCCTCAAGTTCATATTTCTCAGTTTTACCCCAGACCAG GGACCCCAGCAgcaaagatgaagaaggtacTAAGTAAAGTAGTGAAGCAACGAAGCCGTGAATTGACTTCTGTCTTTGAGGCTTTTGCNTCTGTACAGTTCTTTGATCCTATATTTATGCTTGGTATTTCATTACACAGTTTCTTGTTCGACGTCATTTGG GTTGGGCATACGAAGGGATATATACAGGTCTTAGTTACTGGACCAGAAAGTATGCTCGGGAGTTCAGCTATGGGGAGGATAACATCTGTTGGGAGATGGTCAGTGTTTGGGGAAGTGATTGAGACACTTAGCTCTGCAAACAGAGAAACACAAgccaaagagaaaacaaagccGCCTTGTTCGTCGAATGTTAGCACTTGTGAGACTTGCGCTTGCTCTGCTGAGAGCTGCTGTGGAGAAGAGAGATCAGGAGAAGCATATAACATCTctgaaaatatctcaaaacaggATAATGATCAGAAGGTAAAGTCAAAGAAAGAAGGGAAGGAGATTCAAGAGGTCGATGTACCGAGGAGCGGTGTAGCAAATTGGGGTTTCATCGATAAGGCACTTGTGTGTGGAGTGTTCGTAAGTTCTCTCACCattcttgttttgttgattagcgTTGCAATTAGAGTTCTGTTGCGTCAATAA
- the LOC104751053 gene encoding O-acyltransferase WSD1-like: MAIERQVTEGEEPVSPFARLFSLPGLDVFNVVTIGCKTEGNPSTIVEGLKNTLINHPRFSSILVNGHGEHKGKAKWIPTKVKVEEHVVVPDIDPNIENPDEFLEDYTSRMALSPMDMSKPLWEFHLLKLKTSHAESVAVARFHHSLGDGMSLMSLLLACTRKTCDPEALPTFVAPKKSKAKNVCFAVVAWLWFIVRIMFHTCVEVINSMVFICCARDTSAHIMGKPGATLRNNKFIHQIISLDDVKMVKNAMNMTVNDVLFGMVQAGLSRYLNQRYDLEDKQRLHGVVFFNLRPNRNIEDLANMMAKGSKCRWGNSIGYVLIPLETKSYDDVFEYVRQSKTMMDRKKHSLEPLFSHGLLKLTMEVFGFKALKTLVTKIFGSTTMVFSNVVGPTEEISFFGHQISYIAASTFGIPQGLIIGIQSYVDKLIINIGVDVDVIPDPHHLCDLIIEALSMMKSAAPQKIFHASEV, from the exons ATGGCAATAGAAAGGCAAGTGACGGAAGGAGAGGAGCCAGTAAGTCCATTTGCGCGGTTGTTCAGCTTGCCGGGTCTCGATGTCTTCAACGTTGTAACCATTGGATGCAAAACCGAAGGCAATCCATCAACCATTGTTGAAGGCTTAAAAAACACATTGATTAACCATCCACGCTTCTCTAGCATACTG GTGAATGGTCATGGTGAGCACAAAGGCAAAGCTAAATGGATtccaacaaaagtaaaagtagAAGAACATGTAGTTGTTCCGGATATAGATCCCAACATTGAGAATCCTGATGAATTTCTAGAGGATTATACATCAAGGATGGCTCTTTCTCCAATGGATATGTCCAAACCCTTATGGGAGTTTCATTTATTGAAACTTAAAACATCACATGCCGAATCTGTGGCCGTGGCTAGATTCCATCACTCTTTGGGCGATGGGATGTCTCTTATGTCTCTATTACTCGCATGTACTCGGAAAACATGTGATCCCGAGGCGTTGCCTACTTTTGTGGCTCCAaagaaaagcaaagcaaagaacGTTTGTTTTGCTGTGGTTGCTTGGTTATGGTTCATAGTAAGAATTATGTTTCACACTTGTGTTGAAGTTATCAATTCtatggtttttatttgttgtgCGAGGGACACCTCAGCTCATATAATGGGTAAACCAGGAGCTACACTTCGcaataataaatttattcatCAAATCATTAGTTTGGATGATGTCAAAATGGTGAAGAACGCCATGAATATG ACGGTAAATGATGTTCTTTTTGGAATGGTACAAGCTGGTCTTTCTCGATATTTGAATCAAAGATATG ATCTTGAAGACAAACAACGTCTTCATGGTGttgtttttttcaatctaaGGCCAAACAGAAATATTGAG GATTTGGCAAATATGATGGCAAAAG GTTCAAAGTGTAGATGGGGGAACTCAATAGGTTATGTTTTGATTCCCTTGGAGACGAAGTCATACGATGATGTATTTGAATATGTTCGACAATCCAAAACCATGATGGATCGTAAAAAACATTCCCTCGAGCCTCTATTTTCCCATGGCTTACTCAAATTGACAATGGAAGTTTTTGGATTTAAG GCACTCAAAACTCTTGTAACTAAGATTTTTGGAAGCACAACGATGGTATTCTCTAATGTGGTTGGTCCAACCGAAGAAATTAGCTTTTTCGGCCATCAGATATCTTATATTGCTGCAAGTACCTTTGGTATTCCACAG GGACTCATTATCGGTATTCAAAGCTACGTGGACAAACTCATAATCAACATCGGAGTTGATGTAGACGTGATTCCAGACCCTCATCACCTTTGTGATCTCATCATCGAAGCTCTTTCAATGATGAAGTCTGCTGCTCCACAAAAGATCTTTCATGCTTCAGAGGTTTAA
- the LOC104751050 gene encoding chaperone protein dnaJ 8, chloroplastic-like: MIRNIRFRAPTNHPGSTIQTDSRRLIRFPTGCSSSDLSHYTILGLTPLASHTEVKRAFKRLALKYHPDVHKGQDKDFKEIKSAYECLMQKFEKQEEEEEITEMGEIDEWEEWMGFEGGIPSGSY; this comes from the exons atgaTACGAAATATCCGGTTCAGAGCTCCGACGAATCATCCTGGTTCCACCATTCAAACAGATAGCCGCCGGTTAATCCGGTTTCCGACGGGATGCTCGTCATCAGATCTTAGCCATTACACGATTCTTGGCTTGACCCCTCTCGCTTCTCATACCGAAGTCAAACGTGCCTTCAAACGTCTCGCTCTtaag TATCATCCAGATGTGCACAAGGGACAGGACAAGGATTTTAAAGAGATCAAATCCGCTTACGag tgtTTGATGCAAAagtttgagaaacaagaagaagaagaggagattaCAGAGATGGGTGAAATCGACGAATGGGAGGAATGGATGGGGTTCGAAGGAGGGATTCCATCAGGTTCTTACTAG
- the LOC104751049 gene encoding transcription factor IIIA-like, whose translation MVEEANVDVRASMKKDIRNYLCQYCGISRSKKYLITSHIKSHHQMELEEERDDMACEVEEETSSEHTCQECGAEFKKPAHLKQHMQSHLLERPFACYVDDCASSYRRKDHLNRHLLTHKGKLFKCPMENCKSEFSVQGNVGRHVKKYHSNDDNDKDNTGNVDSRKDKSGSGAGDKENIVNGDSANKDNTCNGDSQPSECSTGQKPHACKEIGCGKAFKYLSQLQKHKILCILKLDSVEAFCSEPGCMKYFTNEECLKAHIRSCHQHINCEICGSKHLKKNIKRHLRTHEEDSSPGEFKCEVEGCSSTFSKASNLQKHIKAVHEDIRPFVCGFPGCGMRFAYKHVRNNHENSGCHIYTCGDFVETDEDFTSRPRGGLKRKQVTAEMMVRKRVMPPRFDSEGHETC comes from the exons atggtggaAGAAGCTAACGTTGATGTGAGAGCATCGATGAAGAAGGATATAAGGAATTATCTATGCCAGTATTGCGGAATCAGCAGATCTAAAAAGTATCTCATCACTTCACACATCAAATCTCATCATCAG ATGGAACTTGAAGAGGAAAGAGATGATATGGCTTGTGAGGTTGAGGAAGAGACTTCAAGTGAACATACTTGCCAGGAGTGTGGTGCTGAGTTTAAGAAGCCTGCTCATTTGAAGCAGCATATGCAGAGCCATTTGCTCGAG AGACCATTTGCTTGCTATGTGGATGATTGTGCTTCTAGCTACAGAAGAAAGGATCATCTCAATAGGCATCTTCTTACCCATAAAGGGAAGCTCTTTAAGTGTCCAATGGAGAATTGCAAGAGTGAATTCTCAGTACAGGGCAATGTTGGTAGGCATGTTAAGAAATACCATAGTAATGATGACAATGATAAGGACAATACTGGTAATGTCGATAGTCGTAAGGACAAATCTGGTAGCGGTGCTGGTGATAAGGAAAATATTGTTAATGGCGATAGTGCTAATAAGGACAATACATGTAATGGCGATTCTCAACCCTCTGAATGTTCAACTGGTCAGAAGCCGCATGCCTGCAAAGAAATTGGTTGTGGGAAAGCCTTTAAGTATCTTTCACAACTGCAGAAGCATAAGATCCTATGCATAT TGAAATTGGACTCTGTGGAGGCTTTTTGTTCTGAGCCTGGGTGTATGAAGTACTTTACAAATGAGGAATGCCTTAAAGCACACATAAGATCCTGCCATCAGCACATCAACTGTGAGATATGTGGTTCTAAGCATTTGAAAAAGAACATCAAAAGACATCTACGGACTCATGAAGAAGATTCCTCACCAGGAGAATTCAAGTGTGAAGTGGAGGGTTGCTCTTCTACATTCTCAAAG GCTTCTAATCTTCAGAAACACATTAAAGCAGTGCACGAGGATATCCGTCCTTTTGTATGCGGCTTTCCAGGTTGTGGCATGAGATTTGCTTACAAACATGTCAGAAACAACCACGAGAATTCAGGGTGCCACATATATACCTGC GGTGATTTTGTTGAAACAGATGAGGATTTCACATCGAGACCAAGAGGTGGACTAAAAAGGAAGCAAGTTACAGCTGAAATGATGGTACGAAAGAGGGTCATGCCTCCTCGGTTTGATTCAGAAGGACACGAGACTTGCTAG
- the LOC104751047 gene encoding uncharacterized protein LOC104751047 — protein MAHLQQSLYSAARREFTYPGRSSQGKDQEKLTWSRFPVKVRCASTESLTSLTQDHAAEVELKYLVSQHGWDVRRLNRDDEDEIRRVSLVQAEAFHIPLALFNDFFFLFFQAEVLSALLYKLKNSPPDRYACLVAEQTSEAETSSSTSVVGVVDVTAQTKSSVLCHFPGVEEYLYVSGLAVSKAQRRKKMASTLLKACDVLCYLWGFKLLALRAYEDDAAARNLYSNAGYDVVATDPLWTSTWIGRKRRVLMTKRFS, from the exons ATGGCTCACTTGCAACAGAGCCTCTACTCCGCCGCTAGGCGAGAGTTTACTTATCCGGGAAGGTCCAGTCAGGGAAAAGATCAAGAGAAGCTGACTTGGAGCCGTTTTCCTGTGAAAGTACGGTGCGCATCGACCGAGTCTTTAACGAGTTTGACTCAGGATCATGCGGCGGAGGTAGAGTTAAAGTATCTGGTGAGTCAGCACGGGTGGGACGTGAGGAGATTGAATAGAGACGACGAGGATGAGATCAGGAGAGTGTCTCTCGTTCAAGCTGAGGCTTTCCACATCCCACTAGCTCTTTTTaatgatttcttctttctctttttccag GCAGAGGTACTCTCAGCACTTCTTTACAAACTAAAGAATTCACCACCTGACag ATATGCATGTCTCGTGGCGGAGCAAACGAGTGAAGCTGAGACATCGTCGAGCACTAGTGTTGTCGGAGTAGTTGACGTCACAGCTCAGACTAAAAGTTCAGTACTTTGCCATTTCCCCGGTGTTGAAGAGTATCTTTACGTCTCGGGCTTAGCCGTCTCAAAAGCtcaaaggagaaagaagatggCAAGTACATTGTTAAAGGCATGTGATGTTTTATGTTACTTATGGGGTTTCAAGCTACTTGCTCTTAGAGCTTACGAAGACGATGCAGCCGCTAGAAATCTCTACTCAAACGCTGGTTATGACGTGGTCGCTACTGATCCTTTGTGGACCTCTACTTGGATCGGCAGAAAACGCCGCGTTCTTATGACTAAACGCTTTTCTTAG
- the LOC104753790 gene encoding uncharacterized protein LOC104753790 produces MTNLLALSLVLSTLLAAEVWSPSPAMTTNHGAASEGDIIVKDGHRVVVVEYDRDGKTNTRVSISPPSADQEGDNEEGKGGSLFKNAKERVKETASHLPHVGQGISQPVITTKDETEESRDHHATAGELICDAFGKCRQKIASVVGRAKDRTDDTVGETASDVEDAVARKAHDMKETITHAARDVEDTVAGKARYAKDKVTGKAYDVRESVAHKAHDAKDKVRGKAYDVKETVAQKAHESKERAKDRVRGKAHELKETVAHKSQNAWERVKNGVREFGSAAVGALSPTKVASVVGLTGIAAAFGTCVWVTFVSSYVLASVLGRQQFGVVQSKLYPVYFKATSVGILVGLLGHVLSRRRKLLTD; encoded by the exons ATGACGAATCTACTAGCTTTGAGTCTTGTCTTGAGTACTTTACTAGCGGCGGAGGTATGGTCTCCGAGCCCAGCCATGACCACCAACCACGGGGCGGCGTCTGAGGGAGACATCATCGTCAAAGACGGCCACCGAGTTGTG GTGGTTGAGTACGATCGTGATGGTAAAACAAATACCAGAGTCTCTATCTCGCCACCATCGGCAGATCAAGAAGGCGATAACGAAGAAGGGAAGGGAGGTTCTTTGTTTAAAAATGCTAAAGAGAGAGTGAAAGAAACGGCGTCACATCTTCCACACGTCGGCCAAGGGATCTCACAGCCGGTGATTACGACCAAGGACGAAACAGAGGAGTCGCGTGATCATCACGCGACGGCTGGGGAACTCATATGCGACGCGTTTGGTAAGTGCAGGCAAAAGATCGCGAGTGTGGTGGGTCGGGCTAAAGATAGAACCGATGATACTGTCGGCGAGACTGCTTCCGATGTTGAAGACGCCGTCGCTCGTAAGGCTCACGATATGAAGGAGACGATTACACATGCGGCACGTGACGTGGAAGACACGGTGGCTGGTAAAGCCCGATATGCTAAGGACAAGGTAACAGGAAAAGCCTATGATGTGAGAGAGAGTGTGGCTCATAAAGCCCATGATGCTAAAGATAAGGTGAGGGGTAAAGCATATGACGTGAAGGAGACAGTGGCCCAAAAAGCCCATGAATCCAAGGAGAGGGCGAAAGATAGAGTGAGGGGAAAGGCACACGAATTGAAGGAAACGGTGGCTCACAAGTCCCAGAATGCGTGGGAGAGAGTTAAGAATGGGGTGCGTGAGTTCGGGTCAGCGGCTGTGGGGGCGCTTAGTCCGACAAAGGTAGCGAGCGTGGTTGGGCTGACTGGGATAGCTGCGGCGTTTGGGACTTGCGTGTGGGTGACGTTTGTGTCAAGCTACGTTTTAGCGTCGGTGTTGGGGAGGCAACAGTTTGGTGTAGTGCAGAGTAAGCTGTATCCTGTTTATTTTAAGGCGACCTCTGTGGGAATCCTTGTGGGTTTGTTGGGTCACGTGCTTAGCCGCCGGAGGAAACTGCTCACCGAC
- the LOC104751048 gene encoding uncharacterized protein LOC104751048 — MQKILCKSTTCSTPVLSTPVNSFAAGFISLGVKTHVKNLTPCSTPKPLSTCFFSTSAMPTKTASISSGGVGFSAYLQRSVHRPAAPASLRFSTAGYRACRCSIDGGTPSTNRAWVGRTGTWRAFFCSESNGGVSTVYATAGAVVESEEESDGEDEDEKDEKPVRMSRRSRSSSGSGDFIGNPDLLKIPGVGLRNQRKLVDNGIGDVAELKKLYKDKFWKASQKMVDYLRSSVGIIHRNHAESITTFIKESVDDELKDSGPEPNLNAKKRLTFCVEGNISVGKSTFLQRIANETVELQDLVEIVPEPVAKWQDVGPDHFNILDAFYSEPQRYAYTFQNYVFVTRLMQEKESASGVKPLRLMERSVFSDRMVFVRAVHEAKWMNEMEISIYDSWFDPVVSCLPGLVPDGFIYLRASPDTCHKRMMLRKRTEEGGVSLKYLQDLHEKHESWLLPFESGNHGVLSVSKPSLHMDSSLHPDIKDRVFYLEGNHMHSSIQKVPALVLDCEPNIDFSLDIEAKAQYARQVAEFFEFVKKKQETSTEKSNTQSPVLLPPHHNGGLWMGPEGNHVPGLPPLDLKGMSLFTRPST; from the exons ATGCAGAAGATTCTGTGCAAAAGTACTACTTGTTCAACCCCTGTTCTCTCTACTCCGGTGAACTCTTTCGCCGCCGGTTTCATCTCACTAGGGGTTAAGACCCACGTCAAAAATCTCACTCCTTGTTCCACTCCTAAACCTTTATCCACTTGTTTCTTCTCTACTTCCGCTATGCCGACGAAGACGGCTTCTATTTCTTCAGGCGGTGTTGGTTTCTCTGCTTATCTACAGAGGAGTGTTCATAGACCAGCAGCGCCGGCGTCGCTACGGTTCTCAACAGCTGGTTACCGGGCCTGCCGGTGTTCAATCGACGGTGGAACCCCTAGTACGAACCGGGCTTGGGTCGGTCGAACCGGGACGTGGCGTGCGTTTTTTTGCTCGGAGTCTAACGGTGGCGTAAGTACGGTTTATGCTACTGCTGGAGCAGTGGTTGAGAGCGAGGAAGAGTCTGAcggagaagatgaagacgagAAAGATGAAAAGCCTGTGAGGATGAGCCGTCGAAGTCGGAGTTCTAGTGGAAGTGGTGACTTTATCGGTAACCCAGATTTGCTGAAGATTCCTGGAGTGGGTTTAAGGAATCAGAGGAAGCTTGTTGATAATGGGATTGGAGATGTTGCAGAGCTCAAGAAGCTCTATAAAGATAAG TTCTGGAAAGCGAGTCAGAAGATGGTTGATTACCTTAGAAGCTCTGTTGGGATTATACATAGGAACCATGCGGAGAGTATCACAACGTTTATCAAAGAGAGTGTGGATGATGAGCTAAAGGATTCTGGCCCTGAACCTAATCTGAATGCAAAGAAACGTTTGACGTTTTGTGTTGAAGGGAACATTAGTGTCGGTAAATCAACTTTTCTTCAGAGAATAGCCAATGAGACGGTGGAGTTACAAGACCTCGTTGAGATTGTTCCTGAGCCAGTTGCTAAGTGGCAAGATGTTGGACCTGACCATTTCAATATCTTGGATGCTTTCTACTCTGAGCCTCAGAGGTATGCTTATACTTTCCAGAACTATGTGTTCGTCACTCGGCTGATGCAGGAGAAAGAGTCTGCTTCTGGGGTTAAACCTCTCAGGTTGATGGAAAGGAGTGTCTTCAGTGACAGAATG GTGTTTGTTCGTGCGGTTCATGAAGCTAAGTGGATGAACGAGATGGAGATCAGCATCTATGATTCGTGGTTTGATCCGGTTGTCTCTTGTTTACCTGGACTTGTTCCTGATGGGTTTATATACTTGAGGGCGAGTCCAGACACTTGCCACAAGCGGATGATGCTCAGGAAACGAACTGAAGAAGGTGGAGTCTCGCTGAAGTACCTCCAAGATTTGCACGAGAAACATGAGAGCTGGCTGCTACCGTTTGAGAGCGGAAACCATGGTGTGTTGTCTGTTAGTAAACCGTCTTTACACATGGACAGCTCTCTGCATCCTGATATAAAAGACCGCGTCTTTTACTTGGAAGGGAATCATATGCATTCTAGTATCCAGAAA GTCCCTGCTCTGGTTTTGGACTGTGAACCCAATATTGACTTCAGCCTAGATATCGAGGCAAAGGCACA GTACGCACGCCAGGTTGCTGAGTTCTTTgaatttgtgaagaagaagcaagaaacaTCAACAGAGAAGAGCAACACTCAGTCGCCAGTACTGCTACCTCCTCATCACAATGGAGGTCTCTGGATGGGACCTGAAGGCAATCATGTCCCGGGACTCCCGCCTCTAGATCTAAAGGGGATGTCACTCTTCACCAGACCGTCCACGTGA
- the LOC104751054 gene encoding protein NRT1/ PTR FAMILY 5.12: MSTFTGDNETGTIVSDDIVECSVDFQGNPSVRSASGGWRSSGFTIGAEMAEKFAYFGVASNLMTYFTGPLQESTAVAASNVNLWLGTAAFLPLIWGSIADSFLGRFRTILLTSSFYIMGLGLLTYSATIPDLCGDQETHVSCVSQVKVGVFFCALYLIALGEGGFKVCLRTFGADQFDEQDPVESKAKSSYFNWLYFAISTGIFTTRLVINYVQENLSWALGYGIPCFSMILSLFLFLLGIKTYRFNTGGEKRQGKKHNNPFVRIGLVLIAAAKNRRQTPSDETCLLLPDEETSNKFRFLDRAVISCGSYEVEEAKTVLSLIPIWMCSLVFGIVYGQSPTFFTKQGSTMDRSISSTLIVPAATLQCFISLAIIFFIPIYDRLFVPIVRSFTHKPAGITTLQRISTGIFLSIISMATAALVEMKRLKVARDHGLVGSPDATVPMSVCWLIPQYVLFGVSDVFTMVGLQEFFYGQIPVELRSMGLALYLSIIGIGNFLSSFMVSVIEKATSQSGQPSWFDNNLNQAHLDYFYWLLACLSSISFVFIVHLAKSYVYKSPK; the protein is encoded by the exons ATGTCGACGTTCACGGGCGATAATGAGACTGGAACTATAGTTTCAGACGATATTGTCGAGTGTTCCGTCGATTTTCAAGGCAATCCATCCGTCAGATCCGCCTCCGGTGGATGGAGATCTTCTGGCTTCACCATTG GTGCTGAAATGGCGGAGAAATTCGCCTACTTCGGGGTAGCTTCAAATCTGATGACCTACTTCACGGGGCCGCTACAAGAGTCAACGGCGGTTGCTGCGTCAAACGTTAACCTCTGGCTCGGAACAGCAGCTTTTTTGCCTCTCATATGGGGTTCTATCGCCGACTCTTTTCTCGGACGTTTCCGTACCATCCTCCTAACCTCCTCTTTCTACATAAtg GGACTTGGGCTGCTTACGTATTCAGCGACGATTCCTGATCTCTGTGGAGATCAAGAAACACATGTTTCGTGCGTTTCTCAGGTCAAAGTAGGAGTCTTCTTTTGTGCTCTCTATTTGATTGCGTTAGGGGAAGGAGGCTTCAAGGTATGTCTTAGAACTTTCGGAGCAGATCAGTTTGATGAACAAGACCCTGTAGAGTCCAAAGCCAAGAGCTCTTACTTTAACTGGTTGTATTTTGCGATATCAACCGGCATATTCACCACTCGGTTGGTCATCAATTATGTCCAAGAAAATCTAAGCTGGGCTTTAGGATATGGGATTCCATGCTTCTCCATGATactttctctgttcttgttcTTACTTGGGATCAAAACTTACCGCTTCAACACTGGAGGAGAAAAAAGACAAGGGAAAAAACATAATAACCCTTTTGTTAGAATTGGCCTTGTTTTAATCGCTGCAGCCAAAAACCGACGACAAACTCCTTCTGATGAGACTTGCCTTCTTCTGCCTGACGAAGAAACTTCGAATAAGTTCAG ATTCTTGGATAGAGCGGTAATTTCGTGCGGTTCATATGAAGTTGAGGAAGCTAAAACTGTTTTGAGTCTCATTCCAATATGGATGTGTAGTTTAGTGTTTGGCATTGTGTATGGGCAATCTCCTACTTTCTTCACAAAACAAGGATCTACAATGGACAGATCAATCTCGTCAACACTCATAGTCCCTGCAGCTACACTCCAATGCTTCATAAGCCTAGcaattatcttcttcatcccaaTCTATGACCGTTTATTCGTCCCAATCGTACGATCGTTCACTCATAAACCAGCAGGAATCACAACGCTTCAGAGAATTTCCACCGGCATTTTCCTCTCAATTATTTCAATGGCGACAGCTGCTTTGGTCGAGATGAAAAGACTCAAGGTCGCACGAGACCACGGGCTAGTTGGTTCGCCTGACGCCACGGTCCCAATGAGCGTTTGCTGGCTCATTCCACAATACGTTCTCTTTGGAGTGTCTGACGTTTTCACTATGGTTGGATTACAAGAGTTTTTCTATGGACAGATCCCGGTCGAGCTTAGGAGCATGGGACTGGCTCTATACCTAAGCATAATAGGCATAGGAAACTTCCTAAGTAGTTTCATGGTATCGGTCATCGAGAAAGCCACAAGCCAGTCCGGTCAACCGAGCTGGTTCGATAATAACCTAAACCAGGCACATCTTGATTACTTCTATTGGCTACTTGCTTGTCTCAGCTCCATCTCCTTCGTTTTCATTGTCCATCTCGCCAAGTCGTATGTCTACAAAAGCCCAAAGTAA